In Kineococcus sp. NBC_00420, a single genomic region encodes these proteins:
- a CDS encoding cupin domain-containing protein has protein sequence MELPAGSALDTRELVLENSALGAEQVVDGSPTTGSLDLGTVGGVELGVWEMTTGTMHDVETDEVFVVVAGRAEVLIEGVAAPLVLAPGTVGRLAAGSRTTWTVSETLRKVYLLGR, from the coding sequence GTGGAACTCCCCGCGGGCAGCGCCCTGGACACCCGAGAACTCGTGCTGGAGAACTCCGCCCTGGGTGCCGAACAGGTCGTCGACGGATCACCCACCACGGGTTCCCTCGACCTCGGGACGGTGGGAGGGGTGGAACTCGGGGTGTGGGAGATGACCACGGGCACGATGCACGACGTCGAGACCGACGAGGTGTTCGTCGTCGTCGCCGGACGCGCCGAGGTCTTGATCGAGGGTGTCGCCGCGCCCCTCGTGCTCGCTCCCGGGACCGTCGGCCGGCTGGCCGCCGGGAGCCGCACCACGTGGACGGTCAGCGAGACCCTCCGGAAGGTCTACCTCCTCGGCCGGTGA